The following coding sequences lie in one Danio rerio strain Tuebingen ecotype United States chromosome 25, GRCz12tu, whole genome shotgun sequence genomic window:
- the accs gene encoding 1-aminocyclopropane-1-carboxylate synthase-like protein 1 — translation MLLGDQTPQYNPYLSRRGNSMRIHQGILQEGYNQYHANKHDEKSNPHGIINLGTSENKLCFDLLQKRLTRPDMLNIEPAFLQYPDWKGHSFLREEVAKFLSDYCCSPKPLKPENVVVMNGCGSLFSALAATLCDPEDAILIPSPFYGVITEDVDLYSSVKLHHVPLYSQPRGSDVRPFQLTVDKLENSLKEAKTEGLNVKALILLNPHNPLGEVYSSEEMTGFLQFAKMHQLHVIVDEIYMLSVFGEKHTFRSVLSLDGLPDPQRTHVMWGVSKDFAMAGMRVGTIYSENKDLVQALDQLGCFHGVPGPTQYQMAQLLRDRDWLNSEFLPENKRRLKEAHKYLTEELKKLDIPFLHRGAGFFIWADLSKFLKEKTFAEELCVWRCFLKHRLLLSCGQAFSCASPGWFRIIFTDQQHKLQLGVQRMKTALEELQGSLVPEDQRTTAVELKTSAGRATRTDTKTTDECKETTLKSSSAQTKLENTRIKTEPLSLADENFAILNGQSNMHSESLDTLIGALQKQIHSSDWLEKHRPELAAGVDPTQLEVFTDLLEKARK, via the exons ATGCTCTTGGGGGATCAGACTCCCCAGTATAACCCGTACCTGTCTCGTCGTGGAAACAGCATGCGGATACATCAGGGAATCCTACAGGAAGGATACAACCAGTATCACGCCAACAAACACGACGAGAAGTCAAACCCTCAT gGTATAATAAACCTGGGAACCAGTGAAAACAAGTTATGCTTTGACCTCCTGCAGAAGAGG CTAACGCGACCTGACATGTTAAACATTGAACCTGCTTTCTTACAATACCCTGATTGGAAGGGCCACAGTTT CCTTCGAGAGGAAGTTGCTAAGTTCCTTTCAGACTACTGCTGTTCTCCCAAACCTCTAAAACCCGAAAAT GTTGTTGTTATGAACGGCTGTGGGTCTCTGTTTTCAGCTTTGGCAGCTACTTTATGTGACCCAGaag ATGCAATTCTCATCCCATCGCCCTTCTACGGTGTGATAACGGAGGATGTTGACTTGTATAGCAGCGTCAAACTACATCATGTGCCACTTTATAGTCAG CCCAGAGGAAGTGATGTCAGACCATTCCAGCTTACCGTTGACAAACTGGAAAACTCTCTCAAAGAGGCCAAAACAGAG GGATTGAACGTCAAAGCTCTTATCCTATTAAACCCCCACAATCCCCTGGGAGAAGTGTATTCGTCTGAAGAGATGACCGGCTTTCTACAGTTTGCCAAAAT GCACCAGCTTCATGTGATCGTGGATGAGATTTACATGCTCTCTGTGTTCGGAGAGAAGCACACGTTTCGCAGTGTTCTCAGCTTGGATGG GTTGCCAGATCCCCAGAGAACCCATGTTATGTGGGGCGTCAGTAAA GACTTTGCCATGGCAGGGATGCGAGTTGGCACGATTTACTCGGAGAACAAGGATTTGGTTCAGGCTCTGGATCAGCTGGGCTGCTTCCATGGAGTCCCAGGACCCACACAGTACCAGATGGCCCAGCTTCTCCGAGACAGAG ACTGGCTGAATAGCGAGTTCCTCCCAGAGAACAAACGCAGACTAAAAGAAGCTCACAAGTACCTGACAGAAGAGCTGAAGAAGCTGGACATCCCGTTCCTCCACAGGGGCGCAGGTTTCTTTATCTGGGCTGACCTGAGCAAG TTTCTGAAGGAGAAGACGTTTGCAGAGGAGCTGTGTGTGTGGAGGTGTTTCCTTAAGCACAGGCTTCTGCTGAGCTGCGGTCAGGCCTTCAGCTGTGCGTCTCCAGGCTGGTTCAGGATCATCTTCACTGATCAGCAGCACAAACTACAGCTAG GTGTGCAGAGAATGAAAACCGCTTTAGAAGAGCTCCAGGGCTCTTTAGTGCCAGAGGATCAACGGACTACAGCAGTCGAGCTGAAAACCAGCGCTGGAAGAGCAACAAGAacagacacaaaaacaacagatgaGTGCAAAGAGACGACACTGAAGAGCTCAAGTGCTCAAACCAAACTTGAAAATACTCGCATTAAAACAGAGCCTCTTTCATTGGCCGATGAGAACTTTGCCATTCTTAATGGCCAATCAAACATGCACAGTGAGAGTCTAGACACTTTAATTGGTGCTCTGCAGAAACAGATCCActcctctgattggctggagAAGCACAGGCCTGAGTTAGCTGCTGGAGTCGACCCAACACAATTGGAGGTTTTCACAGACTTGCTGGAAAAAGCCAGAAAATAG